From Candidatus Zixiibacteriota bacterium:
ATTGACGGCGACGTGGTGGCCTTTGGATCGGAGATCACGATAGCGAGCGATACCTACCTGGCGCGGGATCTGGCGGTGTTCGGGTCGGAAGCGCTGATTGACGGGGAGATCGGTTCGGATGCCTACATCCACGGGGGAATCATCACCATCGGCGGCAAAATTCACGGCAACCTCAAGTGTTACGGGGGGAAGATTTCGCTGGCGCCGGGCGCCGTGGTGATGGGTGATTTTGAGTACGAGTCCCAGGACAAGGCGCGCATTTCGCCGGAGGCGCAGATTCTGGGGGAGACGCGGTGGAAGAAGTCGACGGATGATCGCAAGTCGGGTGGTTTGGCCGGCTGGGTGCCGCCGCCGTCGGGGTGGATCTGGTCCTTGATTTTCCTGGGCGGTTCGATCATTCTCGGCGTGATCGCGATCGTTGCGCGGCGCGACGGCGTGCAGTTGGCGGCGCGCGAAATCCGCAGCAACGGTGCGGTGGCAGGCATTCTGGGCCTGGCCATCGTCATCTTCACACCGTTGATCCTGGTCCTGACGGCAGTAACCATCGTCGGCGTTCCGGCCGCCCTGGCCGGTCTGACCGTTTATGGGCTGCTGTTCTTGTTCGGCAAGATTATCGCCGGCATTGCGATCGGGATGATCATTCTCGGTTGGTGGCGACGGGAGGGCAAGATTTCGCTCGGCTGGTCGCTGGTCATCGGCATGATTCTTCTGGCGTTGTTGTATAAGATTCCTTTCTTCGGTTGGTTCATTTATCTGCTGGCGTGGGCGGTCGGAGTCGGCGCCATGACGTTGGTGTTCTTCCGCCGTCGGCGGGTGCCGGCAGCCGCAGACGCCGCTGCCGTTGACACCTCCGGATGACGGTGGAACCTCCTGCTTGCCACAATTGTTGAATCACCAGCAGCGCGCCGATAAGACGCGCGGAAATTGAGTAGGTTTGCACCCGGAACTTTTTCATATCGGCTCGTTTGCGCTCCGCAGCTTTGGCCTGATGCTGGCCATATCGTTCTTCGTCGGCATCTTGTACATCCGCCGCCGTGCCTTCAGCGAGAAGATTGACGTCAACTTCGTGCTGAATCTGGCGTTCGTAGTGATCTTCACCGGCATCATTGGCGCGCGCCTGTTCTACGTGCTGTTTCATTGGTCGGAGTTCGCCAGCGATTGGTGGGCGGCGATCAATCCGTTCCGATCCGGCGGCGAATTCGGTATTGCCGGGCTGAACCTGTATGGCGGCGTGGTCCTGGCGATTATCGCGACGCTGGTTTACGTGCACTGGAAGAAGCAGCCGTTATGGCAGACCGTGGACATCTTCGCCCCGGCCGTGGCGCTGGGAATCTTTATCAGCCGGATCGGGTGTTTCTTGAACGGCTGTTGTTTCGGCACACCGTGCGATTTGCCATTCGGTGTCTCGTTTCCCGAGGGTTCGATTCCCTATTATCAGTTCGGCGCGACGCCGCTGCATCCAACGCAGCTCTATTCCTCGCTGTATGGACTGCTTTTGTTCTTCGCGCTCCACTACTTCGACAAGCACAAGCGCTTCTTTGGGGCGACGTTTGCCCTGTTGCTGATGATCGAGGCGGTTTTCCGGTTCCTGATCGAGTATGTCCGCTACTACGAGCCGGAAATGGTGACGCACCTGTTCGGCATCCAATTCACTTACAATCACCTGATTGCTATCGGGCTGTTCCTGTTCGGGCTGATCCTCTGGATCGTCCTGAGCCGCCGCCCGGAATTAGTAGCCCGCGACTAAGCGCCACTCGATCGTGTCGCCGGGCTGCGGCCGGAAACGGTCGGCGGCTTCGTGCGCCGGCTTGGTGTTGACGAAATACAGCCAGTAAGCCGTCTTGGTGTTTGTCGCCCCATTGATCGACTTCACAAAGGTCCCCATGGCAGTGGAGTCGAACTCGACGCTGTAGCGAGCGCGAGTCTGCGCAAAAACCGATCCGGTCGAGTCGGCAACGAAAGTGAAGCGTTGGAGCACCACGCCCTTCCGGCTGCACGAGGCCACCAACAGGCAGAGCACAATGATCAAGGCGAAGCTAAAATTGGTCTTCATGCGTCGATGTTAGCATCTGCGGTCGAACCTGTCCAGTCAAAGTTGGCCGGCGAGGCGCGGCGGCTTTTTGCCTTGATTCTGCCGGTCGGCAGGCGTAAGTTAAGCCTTCGGAAGTTATGGCAGATCAAGAATTCCTCAGAGTAGACGGCAGCTTCGGCGAAGGCGGCGGGCAAATCCTGCGCACCTCCCTGTCGCTGTCGACTTTGACCGGCAAGCCGGTCGAAGTCACGAACATCCGGAAGAACCGCAAGTTTCCCGGGTTGATGCCGCAGCATCTCACCGCCGTCAAGGCGTGCCAACAGATTTGCGGCGCCACCGTCGAAGGCGGAGAAATCAATTCGGAGCGGTTGACGTTTATTCCGGGCAAGATCAAGTCGGGCAAGTACAATTTCGACGTGGCGGAGAGTAAGAAGTCGGCGGGCGCGGCGACGCTGGTGTTGCAGACGCTGCTGCTGCCGCTGCTATTTGCCCGCAATGAGTCGTTCGTGACGATCAAGGGCGGGACGCATGTGCCCTGGTCGCCGCCGGCCACGTACTTGAAGCAGGTATTTCTACCCGTGCTGGGGTTGATGGGGTGTCAGACGTTTCTCAAGATCAACCGCTGGGGCTGGTACCCGGAAGGGGGCGGGGAGATCAACTGTCGCATCAAACCGGTGGAAAAGTTGCGGGCGCGGCAGTTTTCCGATCGCGGCCAACTGCGGAAGATCTATGGAATGTCGGTGGTCTCCAACGTCGGGCAAGGCGTAGGCGAGCGGCAACTGAAGGCGACCCTGAAGCAGTTGAAAGCGGCGAACTTGCAGGCACAAGTGCGAGCGAGCGACGCCCAGGCCAATGGTCGCGGGACAATCGTATTCCTGACGGCGGAATTCGACAATATTCGCGCCGGATTCTCGACACTGGGCGAGAAGGGGATGCCGGCGGAGAAAGTCGCCGAGAACACCGTTACCGAGTTGAAGAATTTCATCG
This genomic window contains:
- the lgt gene encoding prolipoprotein diacylglyceryl transferase, with the protein product MHPELFHIGSFALRSFGLMLAISFFVGILYIRRRAFSEKIDVNFVLNLAFVVIFTGIIGARLFYVLFHWSEFASDWWAAINPFRSGGEFGIAGLNLYGGVVLAIIATLVYVHWKKQPLWQTVDIFAPAVALGIFISRIGCFLNGCCFGTPCDLPFGVSFPEGSIPYYQFGATPLHPTQLYSSLYGLLLFFALHYFDKHKRFFGATFALLLMIEAVFRFLIEYVRYYEPEMVTHLFGIQFTYNHLIAIGLFLFGLILWIVLSRRPELVARD
- a CDS encoding DUF4430 domain-containing protein — translated: MKTNFSFALIIVLCLLVASCSRKGVVLQRFTFVADSTGSVFAQTRARYSVEFDSTAMGTFVKSINGATNTKTAYWLYFVNTKPAHEAADRFRPQPGDTIEWRLVAGY
- the rtcA gene encoding RNA 3'-phosphate cyclase, with product MADQEFLRVDGSFGEGGGQILRTSLSLSTLTGKPVEVTNIRKNRKFPGLMPQHLTAVKACQQICGATVEGGEINSERLTFIPGKIKSGKYNFDVAESKKSAGAATLVLQTLLLPLLFARNESFVTIKGGTHVPWSPPATYLKQVFLPVLGLMGCQTFLKINRWGWYPEGGGEINCRIKPVEKLRARQFSDRGQLRKIYGMSVVSNVGQGVGERQLKATLKQLKAANLQAQVRASDAQANGRGTIVFLTAEFDNIRAGFSTLGEKGMPAEKVAENTVTELKNFIGKQVCLDHYLADQLIPFVALCGERVEMNVSKITSHLKTNLWVTQKFIAIDYSLRGPMGYPGTLTIEPAKAPEQPPVADAAEVPAI